DNA sequence from the Sediminibacillus dalangtanensis genome:
CCAGTTGCAGCTTGTCCCACAAATGCTAAGGGAATTAAGGCCAGATGTCCGGATTGGATTCTTCCTGCATATACCTTTTCCGCCCAAAGAGTTGTTCTCCCAACTCCCTTGGCGACGCAGAGTGATGGAGGGGCTGCTCGGAGCAGACCTTATTGGCTTCCAAGTACATGGAGCTGCTCGTAACTTCCTGGATTTGACGCGTGACTTCCTCGGACTATCCCCGACGGAAAATACGGTTGTCGCCAAAGACGGCCGTCAAGTAAAAGTCGACGACTATCCTATCTCTATCAGCAGTAAGGAGTATGACACCCTGGCGCGAAGTGCTGAGGTGGAAAAATTAATTCATCAGTACCTTAGTGAACTTGGAAACCGGCGCATCATCCTTGGTGTCGATCGCTTGGACTATACCAAAGGCATTGACCGACGCTTGAAAGCTTACCGTGAAATGCTTGCTGATGGCATGCTGGATCCCGAGGAAGTAGTCCTCGTCCAAGTGGCACCGCCGTCCCGTGAACGGGTGGAGAGCTATGCAAAACTCCGCGAAGAAGTGGAAAGGGAAGTCGGCGGCATCAACGGGGAATTTGGCCGGTTTGGACTTCCGGCTGTCGATTATATCCCGCGTTCCTTAAACCGTACAGAACTTGCCGCGTTGTTCCGCATCGCTGATTTGATGATGGTAACACCGATCCGCGACGGAATGAATCTCGTATGCAAGGAATATGTCGCTTCCCGCATTTTTGGAAATGGGAACCTGATTTTGAGTGAGTTTGCCGGCGCTGCCCAAGAACTGAAAGAAGCATGGTTATGCAATCCGCATGATATCGATGGCATGAAGGAAGTAGTCAAAGCGGCTTGGGATGCATCGGAAGAGGAGCAAAAACGCCGGATGAGCACCATGCGCGATCATGTATTTGAATACGATGTCGACCGCTGGGCGAGCGACATTCTGCATGATTTGGGAATTGATTAAAGAAAATTTATGAAAAAATTTACATTCTGTTATAATAGAAGTTGATAAGATGAACAAGAAAGGAGCTTTCCCAGGCAAAATGCCGGGAAGGGCTTTTTCCTTTCTGAATCATGGAACGGACAATACACACAAAATCAGCAAAAGGGTGAGAGTAAATGACCAAAATCAAAAAAGCAATCATTCCAGCAGCAGGATTAGGAACACGGTTTTTGCCGGCAACAAAGGCGATGCCGAAGGAAATGCTTCCGATTGTGGACAAACCGACGATTCAATACATCGTGGAAGAAGCAGTGGAAGCCGGCATCGAGGACATTATCATTGTGACCGGTAAAGGCAAACGTGCCATTGAGGACCATTTTGATTATTCTTTTGAGCTGGAAGAAAATTTAAGAAGAAAAGAAAAATATGACTTACTGGAAAAAATCAAACAGCCTGCAAAAGTGGACATTCATTACATCCGCCAGAAAGAACCTCAAGGCCTAGGACACGCAGTGTGGAGCGCGCGGAAGTTTATCGGGAATGAACCGTTTGCTGTCCTGTTGGGGGATGACATTGTACAATCCGACGTCCCTTGTTTGAAGCAGTTGATGAATATTTATGATGAAACCTTATCGTCTGTCATCGGCGTACAATCTGTTCCAGAGGACGAGACACAACGCTATGGTATCATCGATCCTTCCAGTGAGAACGGCCGCCTGTACGAAGTTTCCGACTTTGTGGAAAAGCCGCCTCAAGGATCTGCGCCATCCAACCTGGCTATTATGGGACGCTACATCCTGACACCGGAAATTTTCATGTATCTTGATAAGCAGGAAAAAGGTGCAGGTGGTGAAATCCAGCTTACGGATGCGATTCAACATCTGAATACCATTCAGCGCGTGTTTGCCTATAACTTTGAAGGGAAACGATATGACGTAGGGGAAAAATTCGGTTTCATCAAAAGTACCATCGAAATGGCGCTTCAGGATGAAGAAATGAGCGAACAGCTTACCGAATTTCTTCGCAAAGCACTAAAAGAGAAGGATGTAGAAAACAGCATCAATTAATACTCAAGCAGAAGACTGTCGTGAATAAGGCACGCAGTCATCTGCTTTTTTTGTTGTAGGAAAATTAAAAAATTAACTGTCTGTGGCTCATTATTGGCTGAAACAGCCACGTCCAGCTCCAGCGCCTACCCCCTCGAGGTCTTAAGCCCGCCCTCTGTGTGGCAAAAAGCGCCACGCCGAGGCTGTTCTTAGGTTTGTCGAAGGCCCAAACGATGTGGGTCATGCAGACGTGGCCACAGGACGTGGCGGCTCTAGCCTGTAATCCTTTAAACAGGCGCTTGCGCTTTTGTCCCTGTCTGAAGGAGAAAGGCTCCAGCATCCCAAATCGAGTCTCAAGTGAAATGGAGATGAATGGGGCAAAAAGACGCTCATTCAATCTATGAAGAACAAAGACAAAACATATTGACTAAAGCAAAAACCAAAAGATGATTGGAAATCCTGCGCATATCAACTCCATCGGTTTTTCTTTTTTAGATTTTTCCTATTACACTACTATGATGTCTTATTCCCAGTCATTTTCTCGATTTCAGCAGCTTGGCTGCGCGCATGACAACTTCCTCAAAAGCTGGGGCATGCCCATCTCCGGGTTGATACCATTTTCTGATTCGATCGATCAACCAGATAGGAACCGGTTTTCCATCAATTAGGTGGTAATACAAGTCATAGCCCTTTTTTAAATGATCCCAACGACAGTCGCTGCCAGTTTTGATATATTCGGAAACATCCAGCAATTTTGCCCGGCCGTTCTGCATCAGGATGTTTTTAAGATGGATATCTCTTGGATTGAGGCCTGAAGATCGTACATACTGACGGGCAGCTTCAACGTCCGCTATCAATTGGCGAGGAATCGAAATACCCCGGATCAGGCAATCGTATAACGTGATGCCAGGTTCATAACTTAATACAAGATAACGGTCCCCGGCACCGTAACAGACAGGAAAATGCCGGTTTTGCCCAAGTTGTTGATAAACTTGATATTCAATCGCTTTTTTAGCAACTTTTTCACTCGCAAAAAGTTTAAAGGCATAACCGGGCAGCGGATCAAAAAGGAAAACTGCCGCATCCGTTCCAACTCCGGCAATCGTCAATCCTTTCATGCTGCCAGTAACAGTTACCAGCTTATTGTCCGCCGTAGAATGAACTTCCATTTGCGATAAAGCTTGTTCGGCTAGCTTCCATTCTGTCATTTTGGTCCCGTCCTTTACCCGGCTGTAATTATGTCATTCATGTTCTTCCTAACATTATACGATAAGAAGGTGGTTACTCGTTAGTTTTTTCTATCACTAGATAGAAAAAATTGGTTTCTATTCACCAGAAAAAAGCAGAAGGTGACAGGAATAAAGCGGGATATTGTCGAATGTAAAGAAGGATGGGAATCGAGAGGGAAAAGTAGGTGGAAAATATCGACTGTGAACAATCGAGACGGGTAGTCAAAAAGTATAAACAAGGTAAACTTTCAAATAGGAAAAAAGAAAAATTAGAAGGGCATGTCAGCCAATGCCCTGATTGTCGCCAGTATTTTCAGGAATATCAGGTGAAGAGCGGAAAAGGGATAAAGGAATGGCTTGCAAAAACAACTCCGAGGTTTTGGGGGATAGTGCTAATCGGATTTTTGTTTCTGGCAGGAGCAGCTTATGCTTTCGGTGGAGTGAACAAAGCTACTGATTGGTGGAAGAGCATGCGGATGCCTACAGAAGACAGTTTGGCGGAGGTTGAACAATATGGTATTGGAAATGAAGTGCATGTCAGTCAGCAGGATAAGGGAGTTGAAGTAACCATCACCCACGTGATTGCCGATGATTTTCAAACCTTTGTTTATTATGAAGTGGAGGATCATGTAGAAGGTAGATTGCTCCGTCTGGATTATTCTCAACCTCCAAGAATTAACAGTGAAAAAGGCGTTTTTGATATGGGGCGTTCTTATGGACAGCTTGTCAATGGTTTGAACGATGCCGAACAGCAGCAGGAGGGCAAGTATCGTGGGCGTATTGCCTTGGCGCCGATCAAGGAAGACACCGCTGCTTTTGATTTGGAAATCAGCATGCTGATGGAGGTTTCCGTGGAAGACTTAGCCGATTCGAATGATCCATACCAGTACGGTGGTTCCCATTCAACGGGTACTGCTCTAAATGGCGAGTGGAAGTTTACCATTGAAGCGGACAAAGAGGACATAATCGAGAAGCCTGTGAACGTAGAGGCGGAAATTGAAGGAAACCGCATTGTCATCGATCAGGTCAGGATTGCGCCGACCGGGACGATGATCGATTACAAATATGAGCTTGGCCCGGACGGTAACGACAAGTTCTTTTATTTCGACCGGTTAATTGGTGAAAAGCAAACTTACCAGCGGGAAGACCTGGGCATGGTCTATGCGGAGGAACAGCAACTGGACAACCAGTGGGTGCATGAACATGCGATGTTCAAATCAATGTATCGTTCCCCGGAAGACTCACTAGAGCTTGGTGTTGGCAGGATAGAAGAATATGTCATGACGGAAAAATCCTTCCCGATCGATCCGGATAAAGATGAACCCCAAACCTTCACTTTTAAAGGGACGGACATTTCGGTAACCGATATAAACATCGATGGAAAAACCAGTGTAACCATCAAAGAGGATTGGGATGAGGAAAGGGAGTTTGAACGGGTTCAGTATGATATTCGTACTGATCCGCCAAGCATGTCGGTATCTCAGGAGGAAAAAGACGGAATCCTTGTTGATGAAGATGGAAAAAAATATGATCCGAATCAAGTACAAACGTGGGACGAAATGCAGAAACTCCGTTATTTTCCGCTGGAAAATACGTACACCCTGGAGGCTAATGGAGCGGAAGAAGTGAAGCCGATAGAAGTGAGGATAAGCAGTTATCAGAAAACGTACTTTTCGACAGAAACCATTTCTTTTGACTTATAAGTGGAGGATAAAACAACGTGTTACACTCTTGATCTAACTAACAGATTAATAATCTTTTAATCTATATCGATTTTAGATTAATCGGTGGTTTTTTCGTGATACTTTCGCCGATTCATTATAGAATAGAGATAAGACAACGTTTTCGAAACTCAGAAGATTTAGGGGAAGGTGACACTTTGCAAACTTTAGAAAAGGAAAGGGACAGTAGTATGTCATTAAGGCGAGACGTGAAAGCATTGGGTAATATTCTTGGAGAGGTATTGTTGCATCATGGCGGACCTGAACTTTTGGAAAAAGTGGAAAAGATACGGGTCACCACAAAAAAGCTTCGTAATGAATATGATGAAGGAACATATAAAGCGTTGAAACAGGAAATCGCAAACCTGAAAGCGCCTATGCGGCAACAGGTGATTCGGGCATTTTCGGTATATTTTCATTTGATCAATGCCGCCGAGCAAAACCATCGCATTCGCAGGCGTAGGGAATATCAGCTTCAAGAAGGAGAGATGGCGCAGCCCGGTTCGATTGAAAGCGCTGTGGTTTCATTGAAAAACAAACAAGTGGATGAAGAAACGATTCAACAGGTGCTTGATGAGTTATCCCTGGAGTTAATCATTACTGCCCATCCGACGGAAGCAACAAAGCATTCTGTACTGGAAATTCAAAAACAGATTGCGAGTATACTGCAAAAGCTTGATCAGCCCCAGCTTACCAGTAAAGAACGGAAAGAGCTGGAAGATGGCCTGGTGAACGAAGTGACTATTCTCTGGCAGACAGATGAACTGCGTCACAGGAAACCAACAGTGATGGATGAAGTGCGCAACGGGTTATATTATTTCGATCAAACATTTTTTGATGTTCTGCCTGAAATCCATCAGGAGCTGGAAGAACAGTTGAAGGAGAACTTCGACAGCAGCTCTTGGAAAGTGCCGAACTTTCTGCACTTTGGTTCCTGGATTGGCGGTGACAGGGACGGCAACCCGAATGTTACGCCGGAAGTAACCTGGGAAACTTTGCACAAACAACGCAATTTGGCGTTGAAAAAGTACAAAGAAAACATTGTACAGCTGATGAAGCGTTTCAGCCATTCGACCGAGCGGGTGGACATCAGTAAAGAACTGATTGATTCCGTCAAGAAAGACGAAGCCAAGTATATGGATAATGGCCAGGCTTGGGCGGTCGAGGCAGAAATATACCGCCGTAAATTTGCGGTAATGCTGAAGCGGCTTGAAGAGACAGGGGAATCGGCTATCGGCTATCAGGATGCAGCCGAGCTCCTCGACGATCTGCAATTGATTGAGACCAGTGTCAAGTCGCACCAGCCGGTCGACCGGGAGTGGAAGGCACTTGGCAAATTAATCAGACAAGTACAGTTATTCGGCTTCCATCTGGCTTCGCTGGATGTACGTAACCATAGTGGAGAACATGAAGCGGCGATAACGGAAATCCTGAAGAAAGTTCATCTTGCTGATGATTATGCATCACTTTCAGAAACGGAAAAGCAGAAAGTGCTTGAAGACGTTCTGAATGATCCCCGGCCATTGTTGCTATTGAATGAAGATTATTCTGAAGAAACCCAGCAAATGCTCAAGGTCTTCCAAATGATTAAAAATGCCCACGATGAATTCGGACGGAATGCCATCACGGTCTATTTGGTCAGTATGACTGAATCGGCCAGCGACCTGTTGGAAGTTCTTGTACTGGCAAAAGAGGCTGGTATTTATCGTGTGCATGCCGATGGCTCAGTGGAAACACACTTGAATGTCGCACCATTGCTGGAAACGGTAGACGATTTGATTGCTGGTCCGGAAATCATGGAAACGTTGTTCCGGATGGAATGCTATAGTAGCCATTTAAAAAAGCACGGCAATCAGCAGGAAATCATGCTGGGCTATTCCGACGGCAGTAAAGACGGCGGTACGCTTACTGCAAACTGGAGATTGTACAGGGCTCAGCAAGAGATTCACGATGTAGCCAAAAAGTTCGGCCTCGGTTTGAAGTTTTTCCACGGACGAGGCGGTTCGCTGGGTAGGGGCGGCGGTCCATTGAACCGCAGTATCTTGTCCCAGCCGCCAGAAACATTGGGTGACGGGGTCAAAATTACTGAGCAGGGAGAAGTGCTCTCCTCTCGCTATTTATTGGAAGATATCGCCTACCGTAGCTTGGAGCAGGCCACTTCCACCCTTTTGGAATCAACAGTCGACAATACGATCGGGTTTGTGGCCGGCAATGAACTTGAGGAAAAGGAATGGCGGAGCATTATGGAGGATATTTCCAATGTTTCCCTGAAAAAATACCAGTCATTGGTGTTCGGTGATCCAGACTTCCTGACTTACTTTCAGCAGGCAACTCCGCTGAATGAATTAGGTGCTCTGAATATTGGATCACGTCCAATGAGCCGGAAAAACCGGAATCGGTTTGAAGA
Encoded proteins:
- a CDS encoding alpha,alpha-trehalose-phosphate synthase (UDP-forming), whose product is MKPVKNVEKGSPENSSAVTEQEIQTEKTTYDNKSIKVNRGTRTFQENNAETDQNKQQRKKDKKEQKGSTFLVLANRLPVDSYTDENGNIQWKRSPGGLVTALEPMLKKREGAWIGWAGGTSEPPAPFREDGMKIVPIELTQEDVEEYYEGFSNATLWPLYHDAMVTPKFDRSWWGKYVEVNQRFADAAAKEAAEGGTVFIQDYQLQLVPQMLRELRPDVRIGFFLHIPFPPKELFSQLPWRRRVMEGLLGADLIGFQVHGAARNFLDLTRDFLGLSPTENTVVAKDGRQVKVDDYPISISSKEYDTLARSAEVEKLIHQYLSELGNRRIILGVDRLDYTKGIDRRLKAYREMLADGMLDPEEVVLVQVAPPSRERVESYAKLREEVEREVGGINGEFGRFGLPAVDYIPRSLNRTELAALFRIADLMMVTPIRDGMNLVCKEYVASRIFGNGNLILSEFAGAAQELKEAWLCNPHDIDGMKEVVKAAWDASEEEQKRRMSTMRDHVFEYDVDRWASDILHDLGID
- the galU gene encoding UTP--glucose-1-phosphate uridylyltransferase GalU, translated to MTKIKKAIIPAAGLGTRFLPATKAMPKEMLPIVDKPTIQYIVEEAVEAGIEDIIIVTGKGKRAIEDHFDYSFELEENLRRKEKYDLLEKIKQPAKVDIHYIRQKEPQGLGHAVWSARKFIGNEPFAVLLGDDIVQSDVPCLKQLMNIYDETLSSVIGVQSVPEDETQRYGIIDPSSENGRLYEVSDFVEKPPQGSAPSNLAIMGRYILTPEIFMYLDKQEKGAGGEIQLTDAIQHLNTIQRVFAYNFEGKRYDVGEKFGFIKSTIEMALQDEEMSEQLTEFLRKALKEKDVENSIN
- a CDS encoding serine/threonine protein kinase, which encodes MTEWKLAEQALSQMEVHSTADNKLVTVTGSMKGLTIAGVGTDAAVFLFDPLPGYAFKLFASEKVAKKAIEYQVYQQLGQNRHFPVCYGAGDRYLVLSYEPGITLYDCLIRGISIPRQLIADVEAARQYVRSSGLNPRDIHLKNILMQNGRAKLLDVSEYIKTGSDCRWDHLKKGYDLYYHLIDGKPVPIWLIDRIRKWYQPGDGHAPAFEEVVMRAAKLLKSRK
- a CDS encoding DUF4179 domain-containing protein, with amino-acid sequence MENIDCEQSRRVVKKYKQGKLSNRKKEKLEGHVSQCPDCRQYFQEYQVKSGKGIKEWLAKTTPRFWGIVLIGFLFLAGAAYAFGGVNKATDWWKSMRMPTEDSLAEVEQYGIGNEVHVSQQDKGVEVTITHVIADDFQTFVYYEVEDHVEGRLLRLDYSQPPRINSEKGVFDMGRSYGQLVNGLNDAEQQQEGKYRGRIALAPIKEDTAAFDLEISMLMEVSVEDLADSNDPYQYGGSHSTGTALNGEWKFTIEADKEDIIEKPVNVEAEIEGNRIVIDQVRIAPTGTMIDYKYELGPDGNDKFFYFDRLIGEKQTYQREDLGMVYAEEQQLDNQWVHEHAMFKSMYRSPEDSLELGVGRIEEYVMTEKSFPIDPDKDEPQTFTFKGTDISVTDINIDGKTSVTIKEDWDEEREFERVQYDIRTDPPSMSVSQEEKDGILVDEDGKKYDPNQVQTWDEMQKLRYFPLENTYTLEANGAEEVKPIEVRISSYQKTYFSTETISFDL
- the ppc gene encoding phosphoenolpyruvate carboxylase, with translation MSLRRDVKALGNILGEVLLHHGGPELLEKVEKIRVTTKKLRNEYDEGTYKALKQEIANLKAPMRQQVIRAFSVYFHLINAAEQNHRIRRRREYQLQEGEMAQPGSIESAVVSLKNKQVDEETIQQVLDELSLELIITAHPTEATKHSVLEIQKQIASILQKLDQPQLTSKERKELEDGLVNEVTILWQTDELRHRKPTVMDEVRNGLYYFDQTFFDVLPEIHQELEEQLKENFDSSSWKVPNFLHFGSWIGGDRDGNPNVTPEVTWETLHKQRNLALKKYKENIVQLMKRFSHSTERVDISKELIDSVKKDEAKYMDNGQAWAVEAEIYRRKFAVMLKRLEETGESAIGYQDAAELLDDLQLIETSVKSHQPVDREWKALGKLIRQVQLFGFHLASLDVRNHSGEHEAAITEILKKVHLADDYASLSETEKQKVLEDVLNDPRPLLLLNEDYSEETQQMLKVFQMIKNAHDEFGRNAITVYLVSMTESASDLLEVLVLAKEAGIYRVHADGSVETHLNVAPLLETVDDLIAGPEIMETLFRMECYSSHLKKHGNQQEIMLGYSDGSKDGGTLTANWRLYRAQQEIHDVAKKFGLGLKFFHGRGGSLGRGGGPLNRSILSQPPETLGDGVKITEQGEVLSSRYLLEDIAYRSLEQATSTLLESTVDNTIGFVAGNELEEKEWRSIMEDISNVSLKKYQSLVFGDPDFLTYFQQATPLNELGALNIGSRPMSRKNRNRFEDLRAIPWVFAWTQSRQLLPAWYAAGTGLNSYASKSAGHLHQLQEMYEKWPFFRSTIDNLQMALLKADITTAKEYAALVEDKEIADRIFGDIVEEYNRTKEVLLEITGNQELLDNTVNIQESVHRRNPYVDPLNLLQVNLIKELRDQEDPDDDLLVEALLTISGIAAGLRNTG